Within the Nitrospirota bacterium genome, the region TCGTTCTTCGGGTTAAAAACGGAGGGTAATGCCGATTTGTTGAGAAGGGGTTAGTTGCGAGGCCGCAGGAAGGAGGCAACCGGAATGTACATCACCGGCACATGAGGATTGCCGAGTGACGAGAACGCAGCAAATAGCCCCTTATCGACGGATCGGGACTATTATGAGGAGCCTTGTTTTAGGGACCCTAACCCATCATAATAAATTTTAAAATATTTCATTAAATCCCGGACTGAAAAAATACCGACGATTTTCCCGTTTTGTTGAACCAAAAGGTGTCTGATACCATATTTTTTCATGGTTTCATTGGCTTCTTCTCCGGAAGCGTTAATGGAAATGGTAATGAGCGGGGCGCTCATCGCCTCTTCGACCGTCATTTCCAACGGATTACGTCCTTTAGCGACGACACGCCTGACGATATCGCTTTCGCTGATGATTCCGACTTCTTTGTTATTTTTCATGACGACCAGAGAGCCGATTTTACACTGAGCCATGATTTTTGACGCCTCTTCGATTGTGGCGAGGCAGTCAATGTGAATGATGGTTTTATTCATCAAATGAGTCAGCGCATTCATGGGCAAACCTGCTTTTAATAATGCCCTATATTAAGACTTTTAGGTTTTTAAAATCAAGGTAATTCTGGGAAGGTTAAATCCTTTCACAAATAAACGGAGTATGTTAAAATCCCACGATTCTTTCACTTTCAGTTAAATAAAAAATGATGCGTTTTTTAAAAAACACCCCGGCTGCTTGAAACCGGTTAAAAGCAATTTTTGCGGGAGATTGAAAAATGAAAAGCCTCTGGTCTGATGAACAATTTAAAAAATTAAAAGGCGTTGAAGCGGTGGTCTATGCCTCCCGGTTGATTGGTCAGAATCCGAATCTCGTTTTGTGGGGGGGAGGCAACTCCTCCATGAAGGTCAACGGCATCGATCATACCGGAAAAAAGGTGCGGATTTTATGGATCAAAGGGAGCGGTTCTGATATGCGGACCATTACCGGAAAACAGTTTTGTCCTCTTCGCCTGGAGGAGTTGTTACCGCTTTTTAGTCGAAAGGATATGAGCGATGATGAAATGGTTGCTTATCAGGCAAAATGTTCGTTAGACCCCTCCGCACCTAAGGCTTCTATTGAAACATTGCTTCATGCTTTTATCCCGGCACCTCATGTTTATCATACCCATGCTGACGCCATTTGCGCATTGACCGACACGGTAAACGGAGGAAAACTGATTCAACGGGTATTTGGAAAACGGTTACTCGTGATTCCGTACTATCGGCCTGGATTCAAATTGTCCAGAACGGTCGGCGAGGCTCTCCGGAAGAATCCGGAAATTGAAGGTCTGATTTTAGATAAACATGGGTTGATTACCTGGGGAAATGAAGCTAAAGGGGCTTATCTCAAAACCATTGAATTTAATTCGATTGCCGAAGATTATATCTATCCCAGGGTTAAAAGAAAAAGGCCCTTTGGAGGACCTGTCCCAAAGCGCTTTATTTCCAGGGCGAAGGCTTATGATCGTCAGAAAGATTTAGCGTCCGCTCTTTTGATGATCAGGGGAGCGGTGAGTTCAAGTAAAAAAATGGTTTTACTCCATGACGATCGCCCGTCAGTTCTGGAATTTGTGAATTCAAAGGAAGGGGCACAGCTTTCGCGAATCGGACCCTTTACGCCAGATCATTTGATGCATGTAAAACCAAAACCTCTCTTTTTAGACGGCGTCATCCCGCCGATGGGAGATCGAAACGCCCTGAAAAACAGGATCAGCCAAAGCATTGAAAAGTACCGGCAGGATTATGAGGATTACTTTAATCAATATAAATCACCCAACGTGACCATGCTTGATCCTAACCCGCGCATCATTTTAATTCCGGGCGCTGGCATGGTGACAACAGGAAAAGACCTCAAGGCCGCCTCTATTGTGCGGGATCTTTATCTCCATACGATTGACGTGATTAAAATGGCGGGCGCTATTGATCGCTTTTCGTTCCTTTCTAAACGGGAGATTTGTGATTTTGAGTATTGGCCGATGGAAAACTATAAACTGACCCTTTTGCCTCCCGAAAAAGAGTTTTCCAGGCAGGTTGTCCTGGTCACCGGAGGGAGCCGGGGAATCGGGAGGTCGATCTGTGAGTTTTTCCTTCGTGAGGGCGCGAATGTCATCATGACCGATATTGACCTTGCAAGGTTAGAACAGGCCAGGGAAGATTTTAAAAATGAAATTTTGTCCGGGCAGTTAGCTGTCGTCGAAATGGATGTCACCCAGCCTAAAAGCGTGGAAGAAGCCTATGCCGCCTGCCTCCTTAAGTATGGCGGACTGGATATTGTGGTTTCAAACGCTGGTTATGCAAAGTCGTGTCCCGTTGATCAGCTCCAACTGGCGGATTGGGAAAAATCGTTTCAGGTTAACGCCACCGGCCATTTTTTAGTTTCCAAACGCGCGATTCAAATTTTCAAAGAACAGGGAATCGGCGGAAATATCATCTTTATTTCGACCAAAAATGTTTTGGCGCCCGGAAAAGATTTCGGAGCTTATTCGGCTTCT harbors:
- the rhaD gene encoding bifunctional rhamnulose-1-phosphate aldolase/short-chain dehydrogenase, producing the protein MKSLWSDEQFKKLKGVEAVVYASRLIGQNPNLVLWGGGNSSMKVNGIDHTGKKVRILWIKGSGSDMRTITGKQFCPLRLEELLPLFSRKDMSDDEMVAYQAKCSLDPSAPKASIETLLHAFIPAPHVYHTHADAICALTDTVNGGKLIQRVFGKRLLVIPYYRPGFKLSRTVGEALRKNPEIEGLILDKHGLITWGNEAKGAYLKTIEFNSIAEDYIYPRVKRKRPFGGPVPKRFISRAKAYDRQKDLASALLMIRGAVSSSKKMVLLHDDRPSVLEFVNSKEGAQLSRIGPFTPDHLMHVKPKPLFLDGVIPPMGDRNALKNRISQSIEKYRQDYEDYFNQYKSPNVTMLDPNPRIILIPGAGMVTTGKDLKAASIVRDLYLHTIDVIKMAGAIDRFSFLSKREICDFEYWPMENYKLTLLPPEKEFSRQVVLVTGGSRGIGRSICEFFLREGANVIMTDIDLARLEQAREDFKNEILSGQLAVVEMDVTQPKSVEEAYAACLLKYGGLDIVVSNAGYAKSCPVDQLQLADWEKSFQVNATGHFLVSKRAIQIFKEQGIGGNIIFISTKNVLAPGKDFGAYSASKAAETQLARILAIENGEYGIRVNIINPDGVFLDSGLWNKEVRSERAKAHGISLNQVEDFYAKRNILKTKVLPEDVARAVLFLASSRSAKTTGSIIPVDGGVKEAFPR
- a CDS encoding CBS domain-containing protein, which encodes MNALTHLMNKTIIHIDCLATIEEASKIMAQCKIGSLVVMKNNKEVGIISESDIVRRVVAKGRNPLEMTVEEAMSAPLITISINASGEEANETMKKYGIRHLLVQQNGKIVGIFSVRDLMKYFKIYYDGLGSLKQGSS